In Ischnura elegans chromosome 9, ioIscEleg1.1, whole genome shotgun sequence, the following proteins share a genomic window:
- the LOC124164873 gene encoding ejaculatory bulb-specific protein 3-like: protein MKTATAFLLVSCLMAVAYAERIYRDTKYTTKYDNVNVDEILRSDRLVKNYFDCLMDKGPCTPEGSELKKSIPDALQTECSKCTEKQKEKAHKVIRHLIENKPDMWSQLEAKWDPTGEYRKKYDAEYKKIKN, encoded by the exons ATGAAGACCGCAACCGCCTTTCTACTTGTGTCGTGCCTGATGGCCGTGGCCTACGCCGAACGTATTTACCGCGATACCAAATACACCACCAAGTATGACAACGTCAACGTGGACGAGATCCTGAGGAGCGACCGTCTGGTCAAGAACTACTTTGACTGTCTGATGGACAAAGGACCCTGCACCCCTGAAGGATCTGAGCTGAAAA AGAGCATCCCAGACGCCCTTCAGACCGAGTGCTCCAAGTGCACGGAGAAGCAGAAGGAGAAGGCTCATAAGGTCATCCGACACCTGATCGAGAATAAACCCGACATGTGGTCCCAGCTGGAGGCCAAGTGGGACCCCACCGGCGAGTACAGGAAGAAGTACGACGCCGAGTACAAGAAGATCAAGAACTAA